One Hippoglossus hippoglossus isolate fHipHip1 chromosome 13, fHipHip1.pri, whole genome shotgun sequence genomic window carries:
- the clptm1 gene encoding cleft lip and palate transmembrane protein 1 homolog isoform X2: protein MATQESDAAKDTVSNGEVSSNGTVAATDDQTVQTAADAQDPQQPPQQAPNAWQVIKGVLFRIFIIWAISSWFRRGPSTPDPNTPAGAPRVPSRNLFPKETLMDLYVYVSQEEVFSDFNNTDSLFWFHRDLVYGDWNMGEEGDGCYERYEEIDIPEAVQHNGSLFIHVYFTKSGFHPDPKRKGQYRRLATVHSTRMLNKFKRRKFMKTKNLLTGETEADPEIIKRAESHGPVEIISHWHPNLTINIVDDHTAWVKGSVPPPLDQHVKFDAVSGDYYPIVYFNDYWNLQKDYYSINETLTKLPLRLNYCPLSLWRWQLYAAQNARSPWNFLPEDTYEQSDEDQDSVKVALLETNPYLLGLTIVVSIVHSIFEFLAFKNDIQFWNSRQSLEGLSVRSIVFGVFQSLIVLLYILDNETNFVVQVSVFIGLLIDLWKITKVMDVKLDRENKILGLIPRIAFNDKSTYVKSSTKIYDDMAFKYLSWLLYPLFGCYAVYSLLYVEHKGWYSWVLSMLYGFLLTFGFITMTPQLFINYKMKSVAHLPWRMLTYKALNTFIDDLFAFVIKMPMMYRIGCLRDDVVFFVYLYQRWIYRVDPNRVNEFGTSGVDHDPSKTPTVEGAPAVEGAPAVEGAPAVEGAPAVEGAPAADDPAADDAPAVEGASEADDPTADDAPAEDDPAADDAPAAAALTDKPEGEKKND, encoded by the exons ATGGCGACGCAGGAGAGCGACGCGGCGAAAGACACCGTGAGCAACGGCGAG GTGAGCAGCAATGGAACTGTTGCAGCAACAGATGACCAGACTGTGCAGACGGCTGCAGATGCACAGGACCCTCAGCAGCCACCGCAACAAGCACCAAATGCCTGGCAGGTTATTAAAGGAGTCCTCTTCAG AATCTTCATAATATGGGCGATCAGTAGTTGGTTCCGCCGAGGACCATCCACGCCTGACCCCAACACGCCAGCTGGGGCACCCAGAGTACCCAGCAGGAATCTCTTCCCCAAGGAAACCCTCATg gacCTGTATGTTTATGTGTCCCAGGAGGAGGTGTTCTCTGACTTCAACAACACAGATTCCCTGTTCTGGTTCCACAGGGACCTGGTCTATGGAGACTGGAACATGGGAGAGGAAGGGGACGGCTGCTACGAGCGTTATGAGGAGATTGACATCCCAGAG GCTGTTCAGCACAACGGTTCCCTTTTCATTCACGTCTACTTCACTAAAAGTGGATTCCACCCAGACCCCAAACGCAAGGGACAGTATCGGAGACTGGCAACAGTTCATTCAACACGAA TGCTGAATAAATTCAAACGAAGAAAGTTTATGAAGACCAAGAATTTGCTCACaggagaaacagaagcagaTCCTGAAATTATCAAG CGAGCAGAGAGCCACGGTCCAGTGGAGATTATTTCTCATTGGCATCCCAACCTCACCATCAACATAGTAGATGACCACACAGCCTGGGTCAAAGGCTCTGTTCCACCTCCTCTAGACCAAC ATGTGAAGTTTGATGCAGTCAGTGGCGACTACTACCCCATCGTGTACTTCAATGACTACTGGAACCTGCAGAAAGATTACTACTCCATCAACGAGACCCTGACAAAGCTGCCGCTGCGTCTCAACTACTGCCCACTGTCCTTGTGGCGCTGGCAGCTGTACGCTGCCCAGAACGCTCGCTCGCCATGGAACTTCCTGCCTGAGGACACTTATGAGCAGTCTGATGAAGACCAGGACTCTGTGAAG GTGGCCCTTTTGGAAACCAACCCATACCTGCTGGGACTCACCATCGTTGTCTCCATTGTGCACAGCATCTTTGAGTTTCTTGCCTTCAAGAACG ataTCCAGTTCTGGAACAGCAGACAGTCTCTTGAAGGTCTGTCGGTCCGCTCCATCGTGTTTGGAGTGTTTCAGTCCCTGATAGTGCTGCTGTACATACTCGACAACGAAACCAACTTTGTGGTGCAGGTCAGCGTCTTCATCGGTCTTCTCATTGACCTGTGGAAAATCACCAAGGTTATGGACGTCAAA CTGGACAGAGAGAACAAAATCTTGGGGTTAATCCCAAGAATTGCATTCAATGACAAGTCAACATACGTGAAGTCTTCAACCAAAATCTATGACGAC ATGGCCTTCAAGTACCTGTCATGGCTGCTCTACCCTCTGTTTGGCTGCTATGCTGTCTACAGTTTATTGTACGTAGAGCACAAAGGCTGGTACTCATGGGTACTCAGCATGCTGTATGGCTTCTTGTTAACCTTTG gTTTCATTACAATGACGCCGCAGCTATTCATCAACTACAAAATGAAGTCTGTGGCCCACCTCCCATGGAGGATGCTCACCTACAAGGCTCTGAATACCTTTATTGATGACCTGTTTGCCTTCGTCATCAAGATGCCCATGATGTACAGGATAGGATGCCTCAGAGACG ATGTGGTGTTCTTCGTCTACCTTTACCAGCGCTGGATCTATCGGGTTGATCCCAACAGGGTCAACGAGTTTGGCACCAGCGGAGTAGACCACGACCCGAGCAAGACACCGACAGTAGAAGGTGCTCCCGCAGTAGAAGGTGCTCCCGCAGTAGAAGGTGCTCCCGCAGTAGAAGGTGCTCCCGCAGTCGAAGGTGCTCCTGCAGCAGACGATCCTGCAGCAGACGATGCTCCCGCAGTAGAAGGTGCTTCTGAAGCAGATGATCCCACAGCAGACGATGCTC CCGCAGAAGACGATCCTGCAGCAGACGATGCTCCCGCAGCGGCCGCCCTCACAGACAAACcagagggggagaagaagaacgaTTAA
- the clptm1 gene encoding cleft lip and palate transmembrane protein 1 homolog isoform X3: MATQESDAAKDTVSNGEVSSNGTVAATDDQTVQTAADAQDPQQPPQQAPNAWQVIKGVLFRIFIIWAISSWFRRGPSTPDPNTPAGAPRVPSRNLFPKETLMDLYVYVSQEEVFSDFNNTDSLFWFHRDLVYGDWNMGEEGDGCYERYEEIDIPEAVQHNGSLFIHVYFTKSGFHPDPKRKGQYRRLATVHSTRMLNKFKRRKFMKTKNLLTGETEADPEIIKRAESHGPVEIISHWHPNLTINIVDDHTAWVKGSVPPPLDQHVKFDAVSGDYYPIVYFNDYWNLQKDYYSINETLTKLPLRLNYCPLSLWRWQLYAAQNARSPWNFLPEDTYEQSDEDQDSVKVALLETNPYLLGLTIVVSIVHSIFEFLAFKNDIQFWNSRQSLEGLSVRSIVFGVFQSLIVLLYILDNETNFVVQVSVFIGLLIDLWKITKVMDVKLDRENKILGLIPRIAFNDKSTYVKSSTKIYDDMAFKYLSWLLYPLFGCYAVYSLLYVEHKGWYSWVLSMLYGFLLTFGFITMTPQLFINYKMKSVAHLPWRMLTYKALNTFIDDLFAFVIKMPMMYRIGCLRDDVVFFVYLYQRWIYRVDPNRVNEFGTSGVDHDPSKTPTVEGAPAVEGAPAVEGAPAADDPAADDAPAVEGASEADDPTADDAPAVDDPEADDDTAEDDPAADDAPAAAALTDKPEGEKKND; this comes from the exons ATGGCGACGCAGGAGAGCGACGCGGCGAAAGACACCGTGAGCAACGGCGAG GTGAGCAGCAATGGAACTGTTGCAGCAACAGATGACCAGACTGTGCAGACGGCTGCAGATGCACAGGACCCTCAGCAGCCACCGCAACAAGCACCAAATGCCTGGCAGGTTATTAAAGGAGTCCTCTTCAG AATCTTCATAATATGGGCGATCAGTAGTTGGTTCCGCCGAGGACCATCCACGCCTGACCCCAACACGCCAGCTGGGGCACCCAGAGTACCCAGCAGGAATCTCTTCCCCAAGGAAACCCTCATg gacCTGTATGTTTATGTGTCCCAGGAGGAGGTGTTCTCTGACTTCAACAACACAGATTCCCTGTTCTGGTTCCACAGGGACCTGGTCTATGGAGACTGGAACATGGGAGAGGAAGGGGACGGCTGCTACGAGCGTTATGAGGAGATTGACATCCCAGAG GCTGTTCAGCACAACGGTTCCCTTTTCATTCACGTCTACTTCACTAAAAGTGGATTCCACCCAGACCCCAAACGCAAGGGACAGTATCGGAGACTGGCAACAGTTCATTCAACACGAA TGCTGAATAAATTCAAACGAAGAAAGTTTATGAAGACCAAGAATTTGCTCACaggagaaacagaagcagaTCCTGAAATTATCAAG CGAGCAGAGAGCCACGGTCCAGTGGAGATTATTTCTCATTGGCATCCCAACCTCACCATCAACATAGTAGATGACCACACAGCCTGGGTCAAAGGCTCTGTTCCACCTCCTCTAGACCAAC ATGTGAAGTTTGATGCAGTCAGTGGCGACTACTACCCCATCGTGTACTTCAATGACTACTGGAACCTGCAGAAAGATTACTACTCCATCAACGAGACCCTGACAAAGCTGCCGCTGCGTCTCAACTACTGCCCACTGTCCTTGTGGCGCTGGCAGCTGTACGCTGCCCAGAACGCTCGCTCGCCATGGAACTTCCTGCCTGAGGACACTTATGAGCAGTCTGATGAAGACCAGGACTCTGTGAAG GTGGCCCTTTTGGAAACCAACCCATACCTGCTGGGACTCACCATCGTTGTCTCCATTGTGCACAGCATCTTTGAGTTTCTTGCCTTCAAGAACG ataTCCAGTTCTGGAACAGCAGACAGTCTCTTGAAGGTCTGTCGGTCCGCTCCATCGTGTTTGGAGTGTTTCAGTCCCTGATAGTGCTGCTGTACATACTCGACAACGAAACCAACTTTGTGGTGCAGGTCAGCGTCTTCATCGGTCTTCTCATTGACCTGTGGAAAATCACCAAGGTTATGGACGTCAAA CTGGACAGAGAGAACAAAATCTTGGGGTTAATCCCAAGAATTGCATTCAATGACAAGTCAACATACGTGAAGTCTTCAACCAAAATCTATGACGAC ATGGCCTTCAAGTACCTGTCATGGCTGCTCTACCCTCTGTTTGGCTGCTATGCTGTCTACAGTTTATTGTACGTAGAGCACAAAGGCTGGTACTCATGGGTACTCAGCATGCTGTATGGCTTCTTGTTAACCTTTG gTTTCATTACAATGACGCCGCAGCTATTCATCAACTACAAAATGAAGTCTGTGGCCCACCTCCCATGGAGGATGCTCACCTACAAGGCTCTGAATACCTTTATTGATGACCTGTTTGCCTTCGTCATCAAGATGCCCATGATGTACAGGATAGGATGCCTCAGAGACG ATGTGGTGTTCTTCGTCTACCTTTACCAGCGCTGGATCTATCGGGTTGATCCCAACAGGGTCAACGAGTTTGGCACCAGCGGAGTAGACCACGACCCGAGCAAGACACCGACAGTAGAAGGTGCTCCCGCAGTAGAAGGTGCTCCCGCAGTAGAAG GTGCTCCTGCAGCAGACGATCCTGCAGCAGACGATGCTCCCGCAGTAGAAGGTGCTTCTGAAGCAGATGATCCCACAGCAGACGATGCTCCCGCAGTAGATGATCCTGAAGCAGATGATGATACCGCAGAAGACGATCCTGCAGCAGACGATGCTCCCGCAGCGGCCGCCCTCACAGACAAACcagagggggagaagaagaacgaTTAA
- the clptm1 gene encoding cleft lip and palate transmembrane protein 1 homolog isoform X6: MATQESDAAKDTVSNGEVSSNGTVAATDDQTVQTAADAQDPQQPPQQAPNAWQVIKGVLFRIFIIWAISSWFRRGPSTPDPNTPAGAPRVPSRNLFPKETLMDLYVYVSQEEVFSDFNNTDSLFWFHRDLVYGDWNMGEEGDGCYERYEEIDIPEAVQHNGSLFIHVYFTKSGFHPDPKRKGQYRRLATVHSTRMLNKFKRRKFMKTKNLLTGETEADPEIIKRAESHGPVEIISHWHPNLTINIVDDHTAWVKGSVPPPLDQHVKFDAVSGDYYPIVYFNDYWNLQKDYYSINETLTKLPLRLNYCPLSLWRWQLYAAQNARSPWNFLPEDTYEQSDEDQDSVKVALLETNPYLLGLTIVVSIVHSIFEFLAFKNDIQFWNSRQSLEGLSVRSIVFGVFQSLIVLLYILDNETNFVVQVSVFIGLLIDLWKITKVMDVKLDRENKILGLIPRIAFNDKSTYVKSSTKIYDDMAFKYLSWLLYPLFGCYAVYSLLYVEHKGWYSWVLSMLYGFLLTFGFITMTPQLFINYKMKSVAHLPWRMLTYKALNTFIDDLFAFVIKMPMMYRIGCLRDDVVFFVYLYQRWIYRVDPNRVNEFGTSGVDHDPSKTPTVEGAPAVEGAPAADDPAADDAPAVEGASEADDPTADDAPAEDDPAADDAPAAAALTDKPEGEKKND; encoded by the exons ATGGCGACGCAGGAGAGCGACGCGGCGAAAGACACCGTGAGCAACGGCGAG GTGAGCAGCAATGGAACTGTTGCAGCAACAGATGACCAGACTGTGCAGACGGCTGCAGATGCACAGGACCCTCAGCAGCCACCGCAACAAGCACCAAATGCCTGGCAGGTTATTAAAGGAGTCCTCTTCAG AATCTTCATAATATGGGCGATCAGTAGTTGGTTCCGCCGAGGACCATCCACGCCTGACCCCAACACGCCAGCTGGGGCACCCAGAGTACCCAGCAGGAATCTCTTCCCCAAGGAAACCCTCATg gacCTGTATGTTTATGTGTCCCAGGAGGAGGTGTTCTCTGACTTCAACAACACAGATTCCCTGTTCTGGTTCCACAGGGACCTGGTCTATGGAGACTGGAACATGGGAGAGGAAGGGGACGGCTGCTACGAGCGTTATGAGGAGATTGACATCCCAGAG GCTGTTCAGCACAACGGTTCCCTTTTCATTCACGTCTACTTCACTAAAAGTGGATTCCACCCAGACCCCAAACGCAAGGGACAGTATCGGAGACTGGCAACAGTTCATTCAACACGAA TGCTGAATAAATTCAAACGAAGAAAGTTTATGAAGACCAAGAATTTGCTCACaggagaaacagaagcagaTCCTGAAATTATCAAG CGAGCAGAGAGCCACGGTCCAGTGGAGATTATTTCTCATTGGCATCCCAACCTCACCATCAACATAGTAGATGACCACACAGCCTGGGTCAAAGGCTCTGTTCCACCTCCTCTAGACCAAC ATGTGAAGTTTGATGCAGTCAGTGGCGACTACTACCCCATCGTGTACTTCAATGACTACTGGAACCTGCAGAAAGATTACTACTCCATCAACGAGACCCTGACAAAGCTGCCGCTGCGTCTCAACTACTGCCCACTGTCCTTGTGGCGCTGGCAGCTGTACGCTGCCCAGAACGCTCGCTCGCCATGGAACTTCCTGCCTGAGGACACTTATGAGCAGTCTGATGAAGACCAGGACTCTGTGAAG GTGGCCCTTTTGGAAACCAACCCATACCTGCTGGGACTCACCATCGTTGTCTCCATTGTGCACAGCATCTTTGAGTTTCTTGCCTTCAAGAACG ataTCCAGTTCTGGAACAGCAGACAGTCTCTTGAAGGTCTGTCGGTCCGCTCCATCGTGTTTGGAGTGTTTCAGTCCCTGATAGTGCTGCTGTACATACTCGACAACGAAACCAACTTTGTGGTGCAGGTCAGCGTCTTCATCGGTCTTCTCATTGACCTGTGGAAAATCACCAAGGTTATGGACGTCAAA CTGGACAGAGAGAACAAAATCTTGGGGTTAATCCCAAGAATTGCATTCAATGACAAGTCAACATACGTGAAGTCTTCAACCAAAATCTATGACGAC ATGGCCTTCAAGTACCTGTCATGGCTGCTCTACCCTCTGTTTGGCTGCTATGCTGTCTACAGTTTATTGTACGTAGAGCACAAAGGCTGGTACTCATGGGTACTCAGCATGCTGTATGGCTTCTTGTTAACCTTTG gTTTCATTACAATGACGCCGCAGCTATTCATCAACTACAAAATGAAGTCTGTGGCCCACCTCCCATGGAGGATGCTCACCTACAAGGCTCTGAATACCTTTATTGATGACCTGTTTGCCTTCGTCATCAAGATGCCCATGATGTACAGGATAGGATGCCTCAGAGACG ATGTGGTGTTCTTCGTCTACCTTTACCAGCGCTGGATCTATCGGGTTGATCCCAACAGGGTCAACGAGTTTGGCACCAGCGGAGTAGACCACGACCCGAGCAAGACACCGACAGTAGAAGGTGCTCCCGCAGTAGAAG GTGCTCCTGCAGCAGACGATCCTGCAGCAGACGATGCTCCCGCAGTAGAAGGTGCTTCTGAAGCAGATGATCCCACAGCAGACGATGCTC CCGCAGAAGACGATCCTGCAGCAGACGATGCTCCCGCAGCGGCCGCCCTCACAGACAAACcagagggggagaagaagaacgaTTAA
- the clptm1 gene encoding cleft lip and palate transmembrane protein 1 homolog isoform X1 has protein sequence MATQESDAAKDTVSNGEVSSNGTVAATDDQTVQTAADAQDPQQPPQQAPNAWQVIKGVLFRIFIIWAISSWFRRGPSTPDPNTPAGAPRVPSRNLFPKETLMDLYVYVSQEEVFSDFNNTDSLFWFHRDLVYGDWNMGEEGDGCYERYEEIDIPEAVQHNGSLFIHVYFTKSGFHPDPKRKGQYRRLATVHSTRMLNKFKRRKFMKTKNLLTGETEADPEIIKRAESHGPVEIISHWHPNLTINIVDDHTAWVKGSVPPPLDQHVKFDAVSGDYYPIVYFNDYWNLQKDYYSINETLTKLPLRLNYCPLSLWRWQLYAAQNARSPWNFLPEDTYEQSDEDQDSVKVALLETNPYLLGLTIVVSIVHSIFEFLAFKNDIQFWNSRQSLEGLSVRSIVFGVFQSLIVLLYILDNETNFVVQVSVFIGLLIDLWKITKVMDVKLDRENKILGLIPRIAFNDKSTYVKSSTKIYDDMAFKYLSWLLYPLFGCYAVYSLLYVEHKGWYSWVLSMLYGFLLTFGFITMTPQLFINYKMKSVAHLPWRMLTYKALNTFIDDLFAFVIKMPMMYRIGCLRDDVVFFVYLYQRWIYRVDPNRVNEFGTSGVDHDPSKTPTVEGAPAVEGAPAVEGAPAVEGAPAVEGAPAADDPAADDAPAVEGASEADDPTADDAPAVDDPEADDDTAEDDPAADDAPAAAALTDKPEGEKKND, from the exons ATGGCGACGCAGGAGAGCGACGCGGCGAAAGACACCGTGAGCAACGGCGAG GTGAGCAGCAATGGAACTGTTGCAGCAACAGATGACCAGACTGTGCAGACGGCTGCAGATGCACAGGACCCTCAGCAGCCACCGCAACAAGCACCAAATGCCTGGCAGGTTATTAAAGGAGTCCTCTTCAG AATCTTCATAATATGGGCGATCAGTAGTTGGTTCCGCCGAGGACCATCCACGCCTGACCCCAACACGCCAGCTGGGGCACCCAGAGTACCCAGCAGGAATCTCTTCCCCAAGGAAACCCTCATg gacCTGTATGTTTATGTGTCCCAGGAGGAGGTGTTCTCTGACTTCAACAACACAGATTCCCTGTTCTGGTTCCACAGGGACCTGGTCTATGGAGACTGGAACATGGGAGAGGAAGGGGACGGCTGCTACGAGCGTTATGAGGAGATTGACATCCCAGAG GCTGTTCAGCACAACGGTTCCCTTTTCATTCACGTCTACTTCACTAAAAGTGGATTCCACCCAGACCCCAAACGCAAGGGACAGTATCGGAGACTGGCAACAGTTCATTCAACACGAA TGCTGAATAAATTCAAACGAAGAAAGTTTATGAAGACCAAGAATTTGCTCACaggagaaacagaagcagaTCCTGAAATTATCAAG CGAGCAGAGAGCCACGGTCCAGTGGAGATTATTTCTCATTGGCATCCCAACCTCACCATCAACATAGTAGATGACCACACAGCCTGGGTCAAAGGCTCTGTTCCACCTCCTCTAGACCAAC ATGTGAAGTTTGATGCAGTCAGTGGCGACTACTACCCCATCGTGTACTTCAATGACTACTGGAACCTGCAGAAAGATTACTACTCCATCAACGAGACCCTGACAAAGCTGCCGCTGCGTCTCAACTACTGCCCACTGTCCTTGTGGCGCTGGCAGCTGTACGCTGCCCAGAACGCTCGCTCGCCATGGAACTTCCTGCCTGAGGACACTTATGAGCAGTCTGATGAAGACCAGGACTCTGTGAAG GTGGCCCTTTTGGAAACCAACCCATACCTGCTGGGACTCACCATCGTTGTCTCCATTGTGCACAGCATCTTTGAGTTTCTTGCCTTCAAGAACG ataTCCAGTTCTGGAACAGCAGACAGTCTCTTGAAGGTCTGTCGGTCCGCTCCATCGTGTTTGGAGTGTTTCAGTCCCTGATAGTGCTGCTGTACATACTCGACAACGAAACCAACTTTGTGGTGCAGGTCAGCGTCTTCATCGGTCTTCTCATTGACCTGTGGAAAATCACCAAGGTTATGGACGTCAAA CTGGACAGAGAGAACAAAATCTTGGGGTTAATCCCAAGAATTGCATTCAATGACAAGTCAACATACGTGAAGTCTTCAACCAAAATCTATGACGAC ATGGCCTTCAAGTACCTGTCATGGCTGCTCTACCCTCTGTTTGGCTGCTATGCTGTCTACAGTTTATTGTACGTAGAGCACAAAGGCTGGTACTCATGGGTACTCAGCATGCTGTATGGCTTCTTGTTAACCTTTG gTTTCATTACAATGACGCCGCAGCTATTCATCAACTACAAAATGAAGTCTGTGGCCCACCTCCCATGGAGGATGCTCACCTACAAGGCTCTGAATACCTTTATTGATGACCTGTTTGCCTTCGTCATCAAGATGCCCATGATGTACAGGATAGGATGCCTCAGAGACG ATGTGGTGTTCTTCGTCTACCTTTACCAGCGCTGGATCTATCGGGTTGATCCCAACAGGGTCAACGAGTTTGGCACCAGCGGAGTAGACCACGACCCGAGCAAGACACCGACAGTAGAAGGTGCTCCCGCAGTAGAAGGTGCTCCCGCAGTAGAAGGTGCTCCCGCAGTAGAAGGTGCTCCCGCAGTCGAAGGTGCTCCTGCAGCAGACGATCCTGCAGCAGACGATGCTCCCGCAGTAGAAGGTGCTTCTGAAGCAGATGATCCCACAGCAGACGATGCTCCCGCAGTAGATGATCCTGAAGCAGATGATGATACCGCAGAAGACGATCCTGCAGCAGACGATGCTCCCGCAGCGGCCGCCCTCACAGACAAACcagagggggagaagaagaacgaTTAA
- the clptm1 gene encoding cleft lip and palate transmembrane protein 1 homolog isoform X4, protein MATQESDAAKDTVSNGEVSSNGTVAATDDQTVQTAADAQDPQQPPQQAPNAWQVIKGVLFRIFIIWAISSWFRRGPSTPDPNTPAGAPRVPSRNLFPKETLMDLYVYVSQEEVFSDFNNTDSLFWFHRDLVYGDWNMGEEGDGCYERYEEIDIPEAVQHNGSLFIHVYFTKSGFHPDPKRKGQYRRLATVHSTRMLNKFKRRKFMKTKNLLTGETEADPEIIKRAESHGPVEIISHWHPNLTINIVDDHTAWVKGSVPPPLDQHVKFDAVSGDYYPIVYFNDYWNLQKDYYSINETLTKLPLRLNYCPLSLWRWQLYAAQNARSPWNFLPEDTYEQSDEDQDSVKVALLETNPYLLGLTIVVSIVHSIFEFLAFKNDIQFWNSRQSLEGLSVRSIVFGVFQSLIVLLYILDNETNFVVQVSVFIGLLIDLWKITKVMDVKLDRENKILGLIPRIAFNDKSTYVKSSTKIYDDMAFKYLSWLLYPLFGCYAVYSLLYVEHKGWYSWVLSMLYGFLLTFGFITMTPQLFINYKMKSVAHLPWRMLTYKALNTFIDDLFAFVIKMPMMYRIGCLRDDVVFFVYLYQRWIYRVDPNRVNEFGTSGVDHDPSKTPTVEGAPAVEGAPAADDPAADDAPAVEGASEADDPTADDAPAVDDPEADDDTAEDDPAADDAPAAAALTDKPEGEKKND, encoded by the exons ATGGCGACGCAGGAGAGCGACGCGGCGAAAGACACCGTGAGCAACGGCGAG GTGAGCAGCAATGGAACTGTTGCAGCAACAGATGACCAGACTGTGCAGACGGCTGCAGATGCACAGGACCCTCAGCAGCCACCGCAACAAGCACCAAATGCCTGGCAGGTTATTAAAGGAGTCCTCTTCAG AATCTTCATAATATGGGCGATCAGTAGTTGGTTCCGCCGAGGACCATCCACGCCTGACCCCAACACGCCAGCTGGGGCACCCAGAGTACCCAGCAGGAATCTCTTCCCCAAGGAAACCCTCATg gacCTGTATGTTTATGTGTCCCAGGAGGAGGTGTTCTCTGACTTCAACAACACAGATTCCCTGTTCTGGTTCCACAGGGACCTGGTCTATGGAGACTGGAACATGGGAGAGGAAGGGGACGGCTGCTACGAGCGTTATGAGGAGATTGACATCCCAGAG GCTGTTCAGCACAACGGTTCCCTTTTCATTCACGTCTACTTCACTAAAAGTGGATTCCACCCAGACCCCAAACGCAAGGGACAGTATCGGAGACTGGCAACAGTTCATTCAACACGAA TGCTGAATAAATTCAAACGAAGAAAGTTTATGAAGACCAAGAATTTGCTCACaggagaaacagaagcagaTCCTGAAATTATCAAG CGAGCAGAGAGCCACGGTCCAGTGGAGATTATTTCTCATTGGCATCCCAACCTCACCATCAACATAGTAGATGACCACACAGCCTGGGTCAAAGGCTCTGTTCCACCTCCTCTAGACCAAC ATGTGAAGTTTGATGCAGTCAGTGGCGACTACTACCCCATCGTGTACTTCAATGACTACTGGAACCTGCAGAAAGATTACTACTCCATCAACGAGACCCTGACAAAGCTGCCGCTGCGTCTCAACTACTGCCCACTGTCCTTGTGGCGCTGGCAGCTGTACGCTGCCCAGAACGCTCGCTCGCCATGGAACTTCCTGCCTGAGGACACTTATGAGCAGTCTGATGAAGACCAGGACTCTGTGAAG GTGGCCCTTTTGGAAACCAACCCATACCTGCTGGGACTCACCATCGTTGTCTCCATTGTGCACAGCATCTTTGAGTTTCTTGCCTTCAAGAACG ataTCCAGTTCTGGAACAGCAGACAGTCTCTTGAAGGTCTGTCGGTCCGCTCCATCGTGTTTGGAGTGTTTCAGTCCCTGATAGTGCTGCTGTACATACTCGACAACGAAACCAACTTTGTGGTGCAGGTCAGCGTCTTCATCGGTCTTCTCATTGACCTGTGGAAAATCACCAAGGTTATGGACGTCAAA CTGGACAGAGAGAACAAAATCTTGGGGTTAATCCCAAGAATTGCATTCAATGACAAGTCAACATACGTGAAGTCTTCAACCAAAATCTATGACGAC ATGGCCTTCAAGTACCTGTCATGGCTGCTCTACCCTCTGTTTGGCTGCTATGCTGTCTACAGTTTATTGTACGTAGAGCACAAAGGCTGGTACTCATGGGTACTCAGCATGCTGTATGGCTTCTTGTTAACCTTTG gTTTCATTACAATGACGCCGCAGCTATTCATCAACTACAAAATGAAGTCTGTGGCCCACCTCCCATGGAGGATGCTCACCTACAAGGCTCTGAATACCTTTATTGATGACCTGTTTGCCTTCGTCATCAAGATGCCCATGATGTACAGGATAGGATGCCTCAGAGACG ATGTGGTGTTCTTCGTCTACCTTTACCAGCGCTGGATCTATCGGGTTGATCCCAACAGGGTCAACGAGTTTGGCACCAGCGGAGTAGACCACGACCCGAGCAAGACACCGACAGTAGAAGGTGCTCCCGCAGTAGAAG GTGCTCCTGCAGCAGACGATCCTGCAGCAGACGATGCTCCCGCAGTAGAAGGTGCTTCTGAAGCAGATGATCCCACAGCAGACGATGCTCCCGCAGTAGATGATCCTGAAGCAGATGATGATACCGCAGAAGACGATCCTGCAGCAGACGATGCTCCCGCAGCGGCCGCCCTCACAGACAAACcagagggggagaagaagaacgaTTAA